CCGCAGTCCCTCGCCGATCTGGGTGAAGCGCGCCTTGTTGATGACCAACTGTCCCGCGAGGTTCATCAACTGGTCGAGCCGCTCAATATCGACGCGCAGCGTTTCGGTGGGCCGGTTTTCGGCGGTATCCGGCTTGGACTTCGGGGTTGCCGGCGCCGCAGGCCGCAACGAGGCCGGAGCCGGAGCCGTCTCGGCGGGGGCAGTGGCCGTGGAGGCGGTCGCAGCTGGCACTTCGATTCTCGCGCCGGTGCTGGGCGGTGCGGGGCTGGGCGCTACCGGCTCGGCCGCTGGCTCCGGCCGTGACGATTCGATGACGACATCCTGGACGCCGCCGATGCGGAGCCGGGCTGCAATCGTCTCCCGGGAGTCGTTCGTCTGCAGGCCGAAGAACAAATGATGAACGCTATCGAGCGCGTCCAAGGCATCGGCCGACGGTTCGCAGTAGTACAGCGTGCCAAACTGCAAGAGCTTTTGCAGCAGCAGCTGTGCCTTCAGCGCAGAGAGATTGAAATCCGAGGCAAAGGTCACGCAGCCCACCGCCGTTGGCGAGTGCGGCGGGGCCATGGCCGCGATGTCGGCGAGCCGTTCTTGCACGTTGGACAGCTCGACTGCCGCCGCGGCGTCGTCGCCGCGGGCAACTTGGGTTGACGCGACGCGCGCAGGCGCAGCCGGCTTGCTCGACTGTGCTGCGCACAGCTCGTGTGCAAGTTGGTTGAACGAATTCGATTCCGGTTGGCCCTGCCTCAGGCCTTGTACGTAGACGCGCAGGCCATCGGTACAGCGCAGCAGCGCGTCGGCCAGCTCGGGAGACAAGGTGCCTTTCTGCTCTCGCAATTGTTGCAACACGTCTTCCATGAAGTGCGCGAGCTTGGCCGGACGATTCAGCCCGACGGCGGCCGCCGAACCTTTGATGCGGTGCGAAACCACGAGCAGGGTTTCGCGGGCTGCCTGGCCCTCGGCGCCTTCGATGTCCAGCAAGGTCTCCGTGAGGCTGTCGAGCGCCAGGTCGGTCTCGTCGATGAAGATCGACAGATACTTGGCCGGCACATCTCGTTCGTCGGAGATGTCGACGAAGTAATCGACGAGCGGCGCGGCAGGCGTCGAGGACACTCGCGGGACGGCCGTTTCGGCTGCGACAGGCGGCAAGTCGGCTGTCAGGGCGCGCTCGGCATCGGCTTGGTTTGTCGGCTGACGCTCCGCGCCCGCCTGCTGCAGCAGTTGCTGAATCTGGCCGACGACGGGCGCCGTGTCGACCGCGGGACGATCCGTTTCTTTCAGGCAGGCGACCAGCCCGACGAGGCAGTCGACCGCCTGGAACAGCAGTTCGACCGAATCGCTCGTCAGGTAGAGTTCGGCCCTGCGAGCGGCGTCGAAGACATTCTCGACGCGGTGGGTCAGCTCGTTGATCTCGCTCAGACCGAGCATCGCCGACAGCCCTTTGAAGCTGTGGGCCGCGCGAAACATTTCGTTGAGTAATTCGGCGTCGCAGATGGCCCGTTGGCCCTCGTCCAATTGCCGGGCCCACGCGTCGAGCTGCAGCAGGTTCTCGTTCAAACGGTCGAGCAATTGCGACGACTCGTCGAGAAAGTCACCCAACAGCGCCTCAAACATTTCGTCGGCGGGCAGATTGGCGCTCATG
This portion of the Pirellulales bacterium genome encodes:
- a CDS encoding chemotaxis protein CheA, translating into MSANLPADEMFEALLGDFLDESSQLLDRLNENLLQLDAWARQLDEGQRAICDAELLNEMFRAAHSFKGLSAMLGLSEINELTHRVENVFDAARRAELYLTSDSVELLFQAVDCLVGLVACLKETDRPAVDTAPVVGQIQQLLQQAGAERQPTNQADAERALTADLPPVAAETAVPRVSSTPAAPLVDYFVDISDERDVPAKYLSIFIDETDLALDSLTETLLDIEGAEGQAARETLLVVSHRIKGSAAAVGLNRPAKLAHFMEDVLQQLREQKGTLSPELADALLRCTDGLRVYVQGLRQGQPESNSFNQLAHELCAAQSSKPAAPARVASTQVARGDDAAAAVELSNVQERLADIAAMAPPHSPTAVGCVTFASDFNLSALKAQLLLQKLLQFGTLYYCEPSADALDALDSVHHLFFGLQTNDSRETIAARLRIGGVQDVVIESSRPEPAAEPVAPSPAPPSTGARIEVPAATASTATAPAETAPAPASLRPAAPATPKSKPDTAENRPTETLRVDIERLDQLMNLAGQLVINKARFTQIGEGLRGVSSGKQAQQLFGNLGLLLDRLVELQPGSDPREAQRELESLTTLARRMQADLGTARDELDRFSGVRASINELFESVHQLDRISDGIQKTVMDTRMVPIGPLFGRFRRVIRDLTRTNGKQIELDIRGEKTELDKRMIDELGDPLIHMVRNSADHGIESPEDRRAAGKPAQGTIVLDAFHRGNSIIIQVVDDGRGLNTERIRQKAIEKNLVAAADAERLTPHQVHQLIWEPGFSTADKVTEVSGRGMGMDIVKSKIEDLNGTVDLESVPGQGTTFTIKLPLTLAILPSLMSEIDGDVFALPMESVVEIVRVKPAEQWTVHGQQTANVRGRVISVVRLSDVFTWNDPAAVKAASDDLTLVILGLDGRELGLVVDRVLGEEDIVIKSLAENYENVIGIAGASILGNGRVSLILDIGAVITMASRRVAAN